The region attatatatatatatatatatatatatatatatatatatatatataatgtgtgtgtgtgtacgcttcaaaaaattttttaatcacGTGATGTGACAAGGCAGATAGTCCCACAAATTAACAATTTGAGCCTCAAAGTTTTttagtttttggtgtgtgttttttttcttttaaaggagcatacacacagaaaaggtttgatttggtgaatgtttTAGTCAATAGGCCTAGTATTATAGTTGGTGTCCCATAGTATGAGCACTGTCATTTAGAGTAGAATGATTTTGTGTGGTGTTCTTGTCATAATGCCCAAGCAAAATTTTCTATGTCTCAGTCATATTACCCCTTAACTTGCAATTTTCGAGGCTTGGAAGTTTCAAACAACTTAATCTCTTTGCACAGGACACACTAAAGATTCTTGTAATTTGTTTGGTAAGTTTTCTCTGCGCAATTTCTATCAAGTCAGTGTTTTCTACGGTAGGGGGACCCTGCTACACTTCCATATTACAGGATTGGTCAAACTGATGATTTAGATAATGGCATGATATGATCTTTCTGCTTAAAGATCTGGTATGATAACAGCTGAACCAGCTGGGTGGTTTTCTAGAAGTCAGCCATTCATGTAAACCTTTAAATAATCGTGGTGCTTGTTCTGTTGGTGTAATCAAAACTCTGTTGCCGTAAGATTTGGATTTTGACCCttttgtgtgcgtatgcatatgtgtgtatgcacctgcatgtgtgtgtgtgtgtgagcgagggggtggatgggtggatatcACAAGCAGAGAAGTGAGAAAGTGTTTGCGAACACACGTCAGTATGTGTGCTCAAGCCTGTGTAAGacaaattttgttttgttctcttctctctctctcacccactgtctctctctcaattgcaCACTTTTACAGCAGATAATAACATAAGAAGCCAAACTATAAATTCAAAACCTTTTAATCAAATAAAAAGTGtgccacacacaaaagcaaatgtacaaaaagcaaataataaaagaaagaaaaaaaaatgtggtgtaTGTAAAAAGAAACACATAATACAAATCTTTGCAAAAGTGGATTTgtgaagcaaaaagaaaaaaaaaatcagtcaaccAACGCAACACATCAAACAATTATCACAGCCCAAAGCAGGAAATCAAAaagtttttccttttcttctttttttttctcttgggatgggggtgggggggggagtggaggggagggatggtgggatgagggaaggtgagggggtggtTGTATAAgttgtgatttaaaaaataaaaccaaaaaaattacAACAATAATCAATACCATGATCATtacaacacagacaggacataAAAAGTACCATCTGAAGTGAAAGTCTGTCAAATgaattttctgttgtgttttatgtttgtttgtttgccttttaaaaaaaaaaatgttacagatGATTAACAAGGAAAATAAGAGGGACAATTGTGATATGCAAACATCAAGCACACACAAGCTGATCGACAGATTTAATGTGCTGACATGGATGGACGTAGGCTGATTGTAGCTGCATAGAAGAAATAACGTCTGTGTCTATTCTTCAGAAGCAGCCTTCCTATTCACCAATGTGAAAAAAtggtgtgtgcacgcatgtgcatgcttgtataaCAGTACAGGTAGatgtgcaggtttgtgtgtgtgtgtgtgtgtgtgtgtgtgagcatgcatggatatgtatacatgtaattttctgtgcatgtatgagtgcatgtgtatccATACAAGCTTGCAGTCTGTGTTACAGGTACAGCCAAGATTTTGTGCATGAACATATTTATCAATAAATAAAGCAAAGCTGCAATACATTTTAACTTATGAAtgacagtttctctctgtgtttgtgtgtgtgttttttatttttattattatttttttaaaataaaatgttGCTGAAGCATTTATTGATGACTTTCTACATTTATTATTGCCTTCTCCTTtgcatgaatgatgatgaatatctTCCTTTGGTAAAATGTTTATGACCACTACCAGTGTCTATCAAACCTTCTGAAGATGGTTCTGCTAACACTTGTTGTGCTTTACATAACACCAGTGTCATGTACCAtactcatttgcacacacacacacacacacacacacacagaatcaactGATGGTGATCACACCACTTGCTCTGTTAGAACAAGcaagcggggaaaaaaaaaggatcaagtTCACTAACCATCTATCATTTCAGATGACCAGATCTGCAAATTTCGAAAGAAAAACCACTCCACTTACATCAATCTGTTCACAATACacatgcagaaaaacaaaaccatcaaaaCCAAAACATCACAAATACTTGGCTTGCTATGACTTTCATGCATGTTTCAAtgtacaacaacagaaaaaaaaggagagaaaaaagaagaaagaacccaACGGAATGATACTATTAAAAATATTTACACTgtagaatttacacacacacacacacacacacacacaaacaaaccccacaaaactATGAGATATAAACAACATCCTTTACACAATTCACTCCATGTTGACCTCTACATAAATCAAAAACATCTGTGAAGAGATCACGTAAATTAACATGAAGCCAAACACATCTTGAGCACAACATATATGGATCTGTCAGGCAGAAAATTATATACAACCTGAgaacaataaatacaaaaaatcaTATTCATCAAAGTAACCAAATGACTGATTTGATCTTGAAATAAGCAAACCACTACAGTACTTAAAAAGACAAACTACTAACGCTCACATTCAGAACAGATTTgccaagcaaataaacaaaacttgtCCAAGTATCAAGTCATGTATTAAAATGTCCCAAATTCAAACATGCATGTCCATGGAGCATCCGTAAAAGATACACAGGCAAACCTGTTTCACTAGAGACTGACATGTCATCCAAGTCAAATGTTGCAATGACATGCATGCAGCCTAACAAGGTGGTATGCCTTCAGAGATAAATAAAtcttttgtgtatacatgtatacaaaatgtgtatgtgtataatgtaggagtgtttgtatgtgcttgtTTTGTCTTTATGAGTGTGTGATTaagtgtgtacgcacacacacacacacgcacacacacatttgtgtgtgtgtgtgtgtgtgtgcatttccttgtacatccacaacacacttcacaccCCCTCTGCCTCCCCAACTCCTCTtccaatgacaacaaaaaattcaaaatgaaatttttatttttattttatttatttatttatttttttttaacagttttgtGGTTTTGACTGCATGCAGATACAATACAGACCAAAACGGATTAATCGTTTATAAAAATCAGATCATTCACTTTGAAAAATCAATAGGATATACTTCGGCTCAAAATGATCAAGCACAAAAATCtgtttctatcttcttctttttttaaatatatatatagagagagagatatatacttaCACTCGAAATTAAAATGCCCAaaatctttgtgtgttttttacaaCACAAAATTGAAAAATTGTGTACCTGGGATCAAaatcagcaggaaaaaaaaaaagtacgattttcttttcatcacagtCAAAACTTTTTGTCAAGATcctgaaagaaaagaggaaaaaaaaaaagttttaatccttcttccttctctgtttTCTATGACCACTGGTTGCTCCGACACACTACTGTCGCATGCCAGAAATGTCAAAATAGGATTACACAGGACTCTCTTTTTCACTTCTGAAATCTGAGCAAAAAATGGTAATACATACTACTGACACAAAACCTGATTTTCAGgtggttttttgttcgtttttttttttttctctctttttttaataattttgttCTGTATACTgtgctcacgtacacacacacaaacatatttgaTGTTACATGGCACTGAtaccatatttcacacacacacacacacgcacgcacacacacacaccaatcatgtTCTGATTATTTCAcataaagaaacaacattatacacacacacacacacacacacatatatatatatatatatatatggacagatagatatacacacacacacaacccaaaactCAGCCGTGTTTCTCAAGCACACACtcagtgtctatatatatatatatatatatatatatggacagatagatatacacacacacacacacacacacacaacccaaaaacaaaactcaGCCGTGTTTCTCAAGCACACACTCAGTGTCATTGTCTGTCACGTCTCTGAGAAAACAATCAGCAGGTGGTGAGGTGTGGAAGACAGCGTGTCTGTGACAACAGCGGCAACTTCCTTAATCAACAAGACTGCTTGCTCGCTTGCTTGCCAGCTTGCCAAATAGCCAGCTGGCTCAGCAGGTGAAGGTCCGCTTGGTTGGCTGGCGACTCGAGTGTTAACACAACTGGGTGAGGAAGACTGGCTGATTGGTTAAGAGTTTGCACGCTTGGCACAGACTCGGGGGGGTGAACGCTACACACAACTTGTGTGAGACTCGTCCTGTCTTCTGTACTTACTTTTTGTTCACaccgtgaaaaaagaaaagaaaaagagtgacagGTAAATTGGAAACCAACTGCAATAATATTgatatgaaaaataaagaaaagaattatTATTTATGAAtttcaaaaaaaatcaacacctaAACACTGTGCTCATTATACATTTGCAATAGAACTGCTGTGAGCATCAATCCTGCAACAATAAGAACATgccttaaaaattaaaaataaaataaaataaataatgtcCAGAAGCACATTCTCATCACTGAAAGGTAAACAGAAACGGCAGTTTTGCTTTTAACAAGAACCCAAattaacgtttttgttttgtctgacaCAACAGTGCTGCCCAAAATTCAGATTCAGGGTGACCCCAAAACTGCAGCAACCAGCCACTCCAGCGCTGCAAGAACCAGTGGTATTAACATCCTTCACCTCAAACAGGTACCCAGTGCAATGGCAAGGTAATGCAATATTCATCAAAATGTTGGAGACTCCCTTCTGCTCACGTACATTTCTCACTCAAACATGTACGGAAACAACAgacgcaaaaaaacccaaaaaactaagCATCCAGTCTCTGgaaacagaagtaaaaaaaaaagaaaaagaaaagaaaaaccacttcaattttgcacagaaaaaaaaaaaaatcacatgaggCATtgcaaatgtaaaacaaaaaaatcccaataCTGTGAGCAAAAATAATATATTGTGTACAAAATGATAATCAAGctggcatttaaaaaaatatatagcaGATTATACTGGACACTCTTTAAAAAAATTCTGAGCGACAGTGATGAGCCATTCTTCAACTGCCGGCTCCCAAAATAAAGGAACTCACTGCCACTTCTTACTGACCCTTCAGCAATCCACCGTTCCTGAAACTGTGCTTAAAACAACAGCTATTTCTGGTTACGTTATTGCCATGAGATCAGGAAGCAACTGAAACTGGTCAGTGAACaaacagtgcttttttttctcttcaacgaCAAGTTGCTAACTATTCATTCAAAAACAAATCATCGCTcccacgtgcatgcatgcaaaatAAAAAGTGGACACAGACATGTTCTGTGATAAAAGCTTCAAGCTTTCAAAACACTAATTAAAGTTATTAACAATGTTTTGTAACGTGAAGTCTAAACGAAGTTGAATGAATGAACGTCTACAGTTTAGCTGTAACTGTGAGCAGGCAGCCAGGCGACACAGAAACCACACAATcacctggttcttcttcttctgcattcactcatatgcacacgagtgggcttttacgtgtacgaccgtttttaccccgccatgtaggcagccatactccgtttttgggggtgtgcatgctgggtatgttcttgtttctaaaacccaccgaacgctgacatggattacaggatctttaacgtgtgtatttgttcttctgcttgcatatacacacgaagggggcactaagcaggtctgcacatatgttaacctgggagatcgtaaaaatctccaccctttacccaccaggcgccgtcaccgtgattcgatcccgggaccctcaggttgacagtccaacgctttaaccactcggctattgcgcccgtcaatcaccTGGTTCAAGTCTGCAGCGACAGGCACCAAACACAACTCTCCTGTACGTGGACAATATTTACAACTGAcaattgtgtggagtgatggcctacaggtaacgcatccgcctaggaagcgagagaatctgagcgtgctggttcgaatcacagcttagccgccgatattttctccccctccactagaccttgagtggtggtctggacgctagtcattcagatgagacaataaaccgagatcccgtgtgcagcatgcacttagcgcacgtaaaagaacccacggcaacaaaagggttgttcctggcaaaattctgtagaaaaatccacttcattaggaaaaacaagtaaaactgcacgcaggaaaaaatacaaaaaaaatgggtggcgctgttgtgtagcgacgcgctctccctggggagagcagcccgaatctcacacagagaaatctgttgtgataaaatgaaaatgaaaatgaaaaatgaaaatgaaaatgccaTGCCTGAATCATATATTCCCAAATCATTCCATGTCTTCCATTTTCGCATAAGTACTGTCACTTTACTCAGAATATCTGACAAGGCAAGTTTGTTCACAGCAATGCTGTCATCATTCTAAGCCTTGATgtgcccatgaatgaagaagaaatcACTCTGTCTATATTGAATCactcactgtcactctgtgtgtctgtctccaacaCATTCCTCAGTCTTTATACTTGATTTGCCGGATGTCATTCAGTCTATATATTTGGTTTGCTTATGTCATTCAGTCTATATACTTCTATATACTTGATTTGCTTATATCATTCAGTCTATATACTTCTATACATTTTATTTATGTCATTCAGTCCGTATATTTGATTCGCTCATGCagctcagtctgtgtgtttgatttCTCTAGTTATCATTAAATATTgtatttgattttccagtcatctttCAGTCTGAATTCTTGATTTTCTAGATCTGATTCAGTCTGACTATTTTAGTTTCGAGACCACATTCAGTCTGTACATTTGATTTACACGGAGTCATTCAGTCTCAATAGGATTTGCCCTGTATCATCAGACTGGAATCCAGGTCACCAAGTCTGTGAACCAGTACAAGATTTGTGCAATGTCTTTCAGTCCATGTGTAGAACTTGCCAATCGTGTTTCAgtttgttccatttgattctaTGACATAGTTTGGGACtgtgggagattttttttttttttttttaataatcatacaACTAAGTCAATCTCATTTCAGATTTCATCATGTGCCTGTGGTACATACTTCAATAAATCTTTGTCAGTTTGTACAAACCATGTTCTCACATCAATTTCCccagggggggaaagaaaaaaaatagagtcgACCATCACTCACCCTGAATTCACAAGAAACTGTAAATGTCTTTTGAATCAGTACAAACAAGATCTTCCAAAATATATCAGTTACTGCCTCTgattatcaaacaaacaaacaaaactggggAGAAAAAAACCTGAAACAGATAAGCTgctagtaagaagaagaagaagacaacaacaacaacaacaacaacaaaaaggtttgCATCAGCCAtccatcatcaacattgtcatccAGCATTCAGGATATATGATCAACATTGATCATCACAATTCACTGCTATAAATCAAGGATCAGGATCATGCCCTGAGTGCAGCGACAGTGCGAAAGCACCTGTGAACTTTGTAGTGCGCTTCACTTCACTGGCTCAACTGGACATGCTCTACACACTGTGTGCATTGTAGGTATAATAAAACtgttgacaatgacaaagttGACACCTTTGGTGCAATGGccaaaacaagaccaaaaaaaaaaaaacaacaacaacaaaaagctctcTGACAAATGGCATCAAGCGATGCATTGCTTTGCTACATTGTTTCTCACCCAAgctgagacaaaaacaaaaaccctgacTGCTATTCACCTATTTAACATGCATGTACGGGTCACAACATTCTCTTGTTTGTGagaacaagagaacactggccattaaggagaagcgtgagcgaaggaagcagggctcaacttctggagacgttttcccttccaacacctgtgggaagtgctgcgcatccagaatcggcctcttctcccatatgaggacacacaccgacagataagtcggactgacgggagactccatcgtgggTCACAAGCAGTAAGCATGCTACACAGTAGGGTTGTTGCTGACACTGTCAAATGTCTACCAGCCTAAGATTAAACCACCTAATATGGAAAATTCACATGACTATAATAGTAACACTAACAGTcggaacgagaaaaaaaaaaaaaaattaaattaaaaaaattacaaaatcAATTTGGTCACTAATAACATCACATCAATACTACTAATACTGAACAGCTTGCATACTTGAAGAACCATAAATGGTCTCAGTCAGTCTCTGAATTTTCAAATAGATGATGATATGTGATGTTctggtaaaaataaaataaaataaaataactaattGAATAAAAGCAAACTATAAAAATAAACATGACTTTTTATACAATGTAATAAGTCATTCACAAaaaagtgtatacatgtgtgcatgtgtgtgtgtgtgtgtgtgtgtgtgttcaacactgGTTTGAGATATTTTCAAAATTCAGTGTCACCATGCTTGCCAAGTATGCCAATGTATCAACagtaatcaaacaaaataaagtacATTTGTAGCAGTAATTCAGTTAGGTTAAAGTGCCTGGAAGCCAAATCACACACTGGGTTAGATTCAGAAAATTCAAtcaaaccaaacaacagcaagCTCCTCTGAAACGTACGCACTCTTTATTTTAAGACTAATCCCTGTAAGTTTTACCCTCACTGTTTCAAACTTCTTGCCTTTGGCTTCaatacttttttattttattttttattcttgtttgttCGCTTTCTTGTTCTGAAGCCCTGATCAAGTTCTTTTTATCGGAAGCTAAGGGACTGCGGAGGCTAAGGGATTCAAAATACTGCAAGTGAAAGGAATTTTCACTTGTTCTTTTTGCGTCCCTCCTCCAAGACTGCATTCTCTGCTGTTCGTAAGGTTAAAGGTCAAAGGTCCTGTAGCAGGAAATCGGTGCAGCCATTTCATATCCAGTGTCTGCACAGAATAAGGccaggcccaatcctctccttccactgttttaaccttccccaaccaaaaggaggagtttgtattatactccatgtttggtgatacatatacttaccatgtcaaactgatgcaaactaggcctatcggtttgctctgcttggccaaatttcgcgtggctaacagtgaaaagacgccccttcttgcccggtccgctcttagccaatcaaacgcctctaaaagctataagcgctgaatcattcctttggccaaggctctccacgccatcttgtcaggttttcgctctgtctcgtcttacgctttttttggctattaagcgtgttcatttggccttattttgctgcatgtggcTTGTCTGTATATTATTCTTACatttctacctctaagtcgatcctgtctttcctttctctgttggggatcggattttcgctgggtgcctacgcgtggttatttattttttttacctccaTTCCCACCTGGCTGGACGGCGataaatcagagtaaagtgcctttccccacaAGGATACAACAGCATGGGgctttgaaccctgatcactcgtGAACACCAGATCAAAGGTCCAAGGCCTGACCCATTCAGCCACAgggccccctccactccccctcccccctggctgTTTTGTTCCCGGAGAGAACGAAAACACTCTTTGTGTTTTGGTGCGTCACGCTCGTTACGAGTCTTCAAAAGTAAACAGCGTCACGTCATTCGAAAATCAAAACACAAGGAGTCacctaataaacaaacaaaaaaaatacaaaaacacaacatcgaaactgtctgtgtgcctgtccctGAAAACAGGGAAGAGAAAAGTGTAGGGCACTGAGGGTTGAGATAGTTCAAATGTTTCTTCAAGACTCTTTATTGGCTTCAAATAGAAGAACTAACAGTTTTGGGTGAGACAGCTCACACACTTCAATTTTATTCTTAGTTTGTGCGAGACAGCTTTTACCATCAAACTGTTCTATGTATGCTCTGTTTGTTTCTCGGGTTCAGGCTTTCTTCAAACAGGTTAACATAATCCTGAgtttaaccttcttttttttttttcactcaaacTCACGTATCATTCATGTTTTTAGCAACTTTCCTCAAAGTGTGATTTTTTAGACATTAAACTTGATTTGTTCCTTAATATAACACTTTTTCACTCAAAGGGATTTTTCAGTTAGTCCAATGCATTTTAACACATCCATAAGTGAGAATGCCTATGGGTATGGACatgtatgtaaataaatgcaGGCCTTGTGTTGTTTCTAGTTCTAGTGTGACATGAAGATCAGTCTctgtaagtatgcatgtgtgtaagagtgtaaaagagtgaaagagagagacagagagggtgtggttgtgtgtttgtgtttgcatgtgtgtgtgtgtgtgtgtgtgtgtgtgtgtgtgtgtgtgtatgtgctcgcaTGCATAAAACCACCATTCAATATTTTCTGGTAAACATAGTAATACTTCATGCCAGCAGAATTAAACAGAGTTTTAATATCAAATCTTAACTGTCGCATCTGCATCTCTTTCTTTTAAAAACTAAGGGCAACAACGGTTCCACAACACCGAGAAAAACTTCACTCCGCAATTCATACAGAACTGCAAACATGTATTGCaagaggaagagtgtgtgtgagagttgcaAAATCAATAACCTGCTGTTAAATCATTTTCGCACGGTCATCTACCTTTCTTCGGGACCAGGTTTCTAGCACGACGGGACAACGCCCACACACAGGAGAAAGGGGCAGCACAGAACAGACCCACAGGAAGAGACACGACAAAGGAACACAAGACAAGCAATCTCTGAGGAAGACTCTCTTCTGCCATCAACACacaagctgcagcagcagcagcagcagcagccattgTGAACCAACAGtgtgggcccccccccccccaactctgtgttgtgtgtgtgaagtgtggccAGCCATACTCATAACCCACCCCCTAGCGAAACAACCTGacaacccccgccaccccacccccccacccctacagacCCCTAGCAAAACAGATCTACCACCCAGCAAAACAACCCTACCACTCCCTAGCAAAACAATCCCACCACCTAGCAAAATAATCCTACCATACCACCCCTAGCAAAAGAATCCTACCACCTAGCTAAAGAATCCTACCATCCTCCAGCAAAACAATCCTGCCATCATCCAGCAAAACCACCTTACCACCTTGCAAAATGATCCTACCAGCCAATAAAACAATCCTACtgtaaaaagtaaaataaacctaccacccaacaacaacaaaaatcctacAACCCAGCAAAACTATCCTACAACCCCAGTAAAATAATCCTACCATCCAGCAAAACAATCCTACAACCCCAGCAAAATAATCCTACCATCCAGCAAAACAATCCTACAACCCCAGCAAAATAATCCTACCATCCAGCAAAACAATCCTACAACCCCAGCAAAATAATCCTACCATCCAGTAAAACAACCCAACCATCTAGCAAAATAATCCTACCACCCAGCAGATCAATCCTACCATCCCCCAGCAAAACAAATCCTACCACCAAGCAAAATAATACTACCATACTACCCCTAGCAAAGTAATCCCACCACCTTGCAAAATAATCATACCAAACCACCCCTAGCCAAATAATCCTACCATACCACCCCTAGCAAAAATAATCCTACCACCTAGCAAAACAACCCTACCACCCCCCAGCAAAACAACCTTACCACCTAGCAAAATGATCCTACCACCCAGTAAAAAAATCCTACCATATCATCCAGCAAAATAAACCTACACCCAGCAAAACAGTCCtaccgcccacccccacctcccaagacCCCCACCCACTGCGAGCAAATCAGTCCTACCCCAGCAAAacagtcctcccccacccccagcaaaaCAGTCTTACCCCCCAGCAGCAAAGCAGTCCAACCCCCCCcagacctcccccccaccccagcaaaACAACACTACCCCCCAGCAGCAAAacaatcctacccccccccccccccccagcaaaacAACACTACCCCCCAGCAAAACAGTCCTACCCCCCAGcaaaacaacactaccaccaccctctttcGAAAGGCCACCCACACtgacaacccacccccacccaaaacagTCCTACCCCCCAGCAAAACAGTCCTACCTCCCAGcaaaacaacactaccaccaccctctttcGAAAGGCCACCCACACtgacaacccacccccacccaaaacaatCCTACCCCCCAGCAAAACAAGTCCGCAACCTTCCTCTTTCTTAAGGCCAGCCATACTCACAACCCACTCCCGGCAAAAACAATCCTAACAACCTTCCTTTTCCCCAAAGTCTGCACACCGAGCTCTCTCTACCAAACCTCCAAGGTCTCCCTGCCGTGAAGGGAAGACGACGCCGACAGGGACAGACCCTGAccttgtcctccccctcctcctcctcctccatccacctgCTGCACGTCTCCCCCGTCCTGAGCGGGAgcttcttcccccacctcctccacaccgtCCTCACCggggttcctcctcctcctcctcctctcctccccctcttcgcCTTCCTCCTGCCCCACGTTCCTCAGCTCCTCCGACAGCAGTCTCATGAACTCGCGCAGGATGTTGAAGTGCCCCACCCTTGGCGGATGcggtgctggttgttgttgcggtggtggtgcGTTGTCGGGCTGGGGGTGGGCGGCCTGCTGGGTGAGTCGGAGCGCCGCCTGTCGCAGCCACTCCACCCCAGCATGCAGCACTTCTGGcagctggaggtggtggtgggggtggttgttgtcgttgttgcggGGACCAGGGGCAGTGGCGAGGAGGGCGGGCAGCCCCAGGGACAGGGCAAGCAGCAGGAGGAACATGACCAGGCGCACCAGGCCAGCCagcacccccagcccccagcccagCAGGCGGGCAGCCAGGCACAGCAGCAGCCAGGGCACGCACAGCGCGTCCCACAGCACGCACAGCACCGCCCAGGCCACCACCCCGGCCACGTCCAGCCcggccacccccacctccagcccacAGGCCAGCAGGCAGGCCAGAGGGCGCCACAGGAGGTAGGCGGCGGCGAAGAGCAGCTGGTGCAACAtgtggagcagcagcagcagcacgggcAGCACCACCCCTCGGTGGATCCCATCAGCCGCCTGCAGGTCCTGCACCAGGAGCAGTCCCACCAGCAGCACCGCCGCCCCCACCAGGCACTGGCCCTGCAGCCCCAGGTCGCGCCACTCCCGCCCACACGTCGCTGGAAACACACCAACACCGTCATCATGACAGACCTGCTCTGCATCGTCACCTTTCAGCATGCTGGTAtgactgatacattttttttttaattctaaatcAGACACATTACTGACACACACGACCACCATCATGACAAACCTGCTCTACATCGGCAGCTTTCAGAATGCTGGTATgactctttttttggggggggagattttttttttcagacacatCACTGGAAACATGCCACCACCACCCAAGTTGTAACAAACCTATTCTGCATCGTCAGCTTTCAGCATGCTGGTATGCCcgataaaaaaaaactaaactaataatttaaaaaatcagACACATCAC is a window of Babylonia areolata isolate BAREFJ2019XMU chromosome 34, ASM4173473v1, whole genome shotgun sequence DNA encoding:
- the LOC143277516 gene encoding uncharacterized protein LOC143277516 produces the protein MSSCAICLEPEMNSPAACVPCGHTFCLACITQWTRSPPRFGLSLCPQCRAPVREVQKLFITDWPVSGTSSGGVGVGGGPPALTQLSAWQQFHQLMILLVHFASIPAHSLARYGPELARQLTVWLNQQADRLVALRATLIRCAATCGREWRDLGLQGQCLVGAAVLLVGLLLVQDLQAADGIHRGVVLPVLLLLLHMLHQLLFAAAYLLWRPLACLLACGLEVGVAGLDVAGVVAWAVLCVLWDALCVPWLLLCLAARLLGWGLGVLAGLVRLVMFLLLLALSLGLPALLATAPGPRNNDNNHPHHHLQLPEVLHAGVEWLRQAALRLTQQAAHPQPDNAPPPQQQPAPHPPRVGHFNILREFMRLLSEELRNVGQEEGEEGEERRRRRRNPGEDGVEEVGEEAPAQDGGDVQQVDGGGGGGGGQGQGLSLSASSSLHGRETLEVW